Proteins encoded by one window of Arabidopsis thaliana chromosome 2, partial sequence:
- a CDS encoding Ribosomal protein L14 (Ribosomal protein L14; FUNCTIONS IN: structural constituent of ribosome; INVOLVED IN: translation, ribosome biogenesis; LOCATED IN: ribosome, cytosolic large ribosomal subunit, endoplasmic reticulum, vacuole; EXPRESSED IN: 23 plant structures; EXPRESSED DURING: 13 growth stages; CONTAINS InterPro DOMAIN/s: Ribosomal protein L14 (InterPro:IPR002784); BEST Arabidopsis thaliana protein match is: Ribosomal protein L14 (TAIR:AT4G27090.1); Has 732 Blast hits to 732 proteins in 320 species: Archae - 80; Bacteria - 0; Metazoa - 273; Fungi - 143; Plants - 110; Viruses - 0; Other Eukaryotes - 126 (source: NCBI BLink).) → MGFKRFVEIGRVALVNYGEDYGKLVVIVDVVDQNRALVDAPDMERIQMNLKRLSLTDIVIDINRVPKKKVLIEAMEKADVKNKWEKSSWGRKLIVQKRRAALNDFDRFKIMLAKIKRAGIVRQELAKLKREIAA, encoded by the exons ATG GGTTTTAAGAGATTCGTGGAGATTGGGAGAGTGGCGCTCGTTAACTACGGCGAGGATTATGGAAAGCTCGTGGTTATCGTCGATGTAGTCGACCAAAACAGG GCACTTGTGGATGCCCCTGACATGGAGAGAATCCAGATGAATTTGAAGAGGTTGTCTCTTACTGACATCGTCATTGATATCAACAGAGTTCccaagaagaaggttttgaTTGAGGCAATGGAGAAGGCTG ATGTGAAGAACAAGTGGGAGAAGAGTTCATGGGGTAGGAAACTTATTGTGCAGAAGAGAAGAGCTGCCCTCAATGATTTTGACAGGTTCAAGATCATGTTGGCCAAAATCAAG AGGGCTGGTATTGTGAGGCAGGAGCTTGCTAAGCTAAAAAGGGAGATCGCTGCttga